One window of Dysidea avara chromosome 11, odDysAvar1.4, whole genome shotgun sequence genomic DNA carries:
- the LOC136239213 gene encoding uncharacterized protein produces MGEISVAVRVVYNGGCDSSRDEFERLEAAIIDAFRSTEVTSDIPENIQNVRAELEPFEVFVNNFLVYSKRYARQYPDREEIVQVVQEVYNRVWPPRRIDGGPRIVCNVL; encoded by the exons ATGGGTGAAATTTCAGTTGCAGTTCGTGTTGTTTACAACGGTGGTTGTGACTCATCAAGAGATGAATTTGAAAGACTTGAAGCTGCAATAATAGACGCATTCCGAAGCACAGAAGTAACTTCTGACATTCCAGAAAACATTCAAAATGTTCGTG CTGAGCTAGAGCCCTTTGAAGTGTTTGTGAACAATTTCCTGGTCTACTCCAAACGTTATGCTCGTCAATATCCTGACCGTGAGGAG ATTGTACAAGTGGTTCAGGAAGTTTACAATAGAGTCTGGCCACCGAGGAGAATAGATGGTGGACCTCGTATCGTCTGTAATGTATTATGA
- the LOC136239392 gene encoding uncharacterized protein, with the protein MGEISVAVRVVYNGGCDSSRDEFERLSAAIIDAFRSTEVTSDIPENIQNVRAELEPFEVFVNNVLVYSKRYARQYPDCEEIVQVVQEVYNRVWPPRRIDGGPRIICNVL; encoded by the exons ATGGGTGAAATTTCAGTTGCAGTTCGTGTTGTTTACAACGGTGGTTGTGACTCATCAAGAGATGAATTTGAAAGACTCTCAGCTGCAATAATAGACGCATTCCGAAGCACGGAAGTAACTTCTGACATTCCAGAAAACATTCAAAATGTTCGTG CTGAGCTAGAGCCCTTTGAAGTGTTTGTGAACAATGTCCTGGTCTACTCCAAACGTTATGCTCGTCAATATCCTGACTGTGAGGAG ATTGTACAAGTGGTTCAGGAAGTTTACAATAGAGTCTGGCCACCGAGGAGAATAGATGGTGGACCTCGTATCATCTGTAATGTATTATGA
- the LOC136238498 gene encoding uncharacterized protein → MGDISVAVRVVYNGDCDSSRDEFERLSAAIIDAFRSTEVTSDIPENIQNVRAELEPFEVFVNNVLVYSKRYARQYPDREEIVQVVQEVYNGVWPPRRIDGGRRIICNVL, encoded by the exons ATGGGTGACATTTCAGTTGCAGTTCGTGTTGTTTACAACGGTGATTGTGACTCATCAAGAGATGAATTTGAAAGACTCTCAGCTGCAATAATAGACGCATTCCGAAGCACGGAAGTAACTTCTGACATTCCAGAAAACATTCAAAATGTTCGTG CTGAGCTAGAGCCCTTTGAAGTGTTTGTGAACAATGTCCTGGTCTACTCCAAACGTTATGCTCGTCAATATCCTGACCGTGAGGAG ATTGTACAAGTGGTTCAGGAAGTTTACAATGGAGTCTGGCCACCGAGGAGAATAGATGGTGGACGTCGTATCATCTGTAATGTATTATGA
- the LOC136239401 gene encoding uncharacterized protein — protein MGEISVAVRVVYNGGCDSSRDEFERLSAAIIDAFRSTEVTSDIPENIQNVRAELEPFEVFVNNVLVYSKRYARQYPDREEIVQVVQEVYNGVWPPRRIDGGPRIICNVL, from the exons ATGGGTGAAATTTCAGTTGCAGTTCGTGTTGTTTACAACGGTGGTTGTGACTCATCAAGAGATGAATTTGAAAGACTCTCAGCTGCAATAATAGACGCATTCCGAAGCACGGAAGTAACTTCTGACATTCCAGAAAACATTCAAAATGTTCGTG CTGAGCTAGAGCCATTTGAAGTGTTTGTGAACAATGTCCTGGTCTACTCCAAACGTTATGCTCGTCAATATCCTGACCGTGAGGAG ATTGTACAAGTGGTTCAGGAAGTTTACAATGGAGTCTGGCCACCGAGGAGAATAGATGGTGGACCTCGTATCATCTGTAATGTATTATGA